Within the Vibrio sp. DW001 genome, the region GCGAGTGCTTTTTGTCCGGAGATCTTATCAGCGACATTACTTTTTACACTGTCCATTGCATTGTTTAACCCATGCATGATGGTATCAGTAAGGAGGTTTTGGGTGGTAAAAACTTGCTTCGTAGTAACTATAGCAACGGTTACAAGCATCAATAATGTTGAAGCAGCAACAATTTTGTGACTAAATTTCATATTAAATCCCTTAACAAAAGGTATTTTGGACTTTCGTCAATAAGCCTATACACAGAATAGGAAACCATTCCGTACGCTCAAGTAAATATAATTATTATTTTTTTATATAAAGCCTAACTAACACCTACTAAGTATAGCGGCCTAATACCGACAATCTTTAGCCAAAAGCTCGATTTAAAAACGCTTTCTTAATGAAGATAAGGAGTTCACACTTTTTGGGGTATACGTACATTATTGCAGGACGTTTATGAGACTAAAATAAGCAGCAACGCTCATATCAGATCAATGATCTAAATACAGGTAATGATTACTGGTTGTCGAAGGTAAAAACGTTTTAGATCCGTCGTGTTATTTTTATCTACCGGCTGTAATTTGAAAATTGCATGTCTTTTCTTGCAAAATGAACCAAAGCAAAGACAGCTATAGCATAGAAAGAAGCCCAACCAAGACATGCAAATACGAGAATAGTGATTACTAGGGCAATGAGAGAGAGCATTTTGTTCATGCCAGTGAGAAGTTTGTACGCCGATAACATGGCAAGTAAATAAACCAGGACAAATACGCCGTTGGCTAATTTAACCAGAGCTTCTAGATCGACACTCAAAACTTCTCCAACGAATGAACAGATAACCAAAATTCCGGTGATAGTAAGAGTAGCAATGGTAGGTACGCCACGTTTAGAGATGACCGCCATTTTGGTCTGAGGGTGGCTATTTTTAGCAATGGCGTATGCCATTCTAGATAAGCTTTGCACATACAAATTAAGGCTAGCGAAGCAGGCAAAATATCCGACAAGGCTAATAAGCGTCGCCCCTTTGCTACCAAAGATTTGTTCACTTATCCAAGGGATAGATCCAGAAGAAAGCGCTTCTGTACCGTAAGCGTGGAACTTCAGAATGACAACAGAGCAACTCCAATAGATCACGCCAGCAAAGAGAGATCCCAAGATAATCGCGATAGGAAAATCAGTTTCGGGATTTTTAAATTCCTCTCCCATATGCGCAAATGCTTCAATACCGACAAAACACCAGAACATCACGCCTAGTGCAGATGCAATCGGAAAAATTGAATCGGCGGTTAGAACCGGCATTTTTATATCTGCGGTACTGACACCACCATAGAGCCAGAACAGAGAGACAAGTGCACAGATAGCCAAAGCAACAATCGTTTGAATCCGGGCTGACGATTTACTACCAATCAGGTTTACTGCAATCAATAAGCCGATGGTGATAAGTTCAGCGATGAGGGTGTGATCAAAAGGGGCAGGGAGTAACGGTTTTCCAAAACTACCGGCTAAGGCAATACCCGCGGGAATACCAACAGGCGTAACACTTAAAAATAACCACCCAACGCTACGCTCCATTCGTGGACCAAAGGCTTTGCGGACAAAATAAGCGGTGCCACCAGAACTTGGAAAACGCTTTCCAAGGGCTGCGAAGGTCAGGGCGATAGGGATGATGGCGACAAATAGAATCAGCCATGCCCATAGTGATGCTTCACCCGCGATACCTGCTGCGATAGCGGGTATCATAAAGAGGCCAGTACCCAACAGGGTGGTAGATAATTGGCCGACACCAGACCATAACGTAATTTCTTTTTTCAGCTCGCCCATAGAAACTGCTCTTAATGTATTGATATTCCAAATGCTTAGGCGGGCAAGGATACTGCAATTCTTGATGCAAGATACAATTTTTTACAGACTATTTTTATTATTTATTCTATCAAAAAGAAACAGAGCCTCATTAAAAAGGCTCTGTTGATCTGATAACCTGAATGCAGGTTAAATAATGCAATTAAGCAACAGCTTGCTCTGTTTGTTCAGCGCGGCTTTTCAAAAACGCATAACCAAACCCAGTGACTGCCGTACCTGCTGTTATGGCGATAATGTACATGAGTACAGAAGAGATAGCATTTGGAATAAACAGCACGAAGAGACCGCCGTGTGGTGCCATTAACTCGCAACCAGCAAGCATTGAAAGTGCACCCGCAACCGCTCCACCAGCCATTGTACAAGGGATAACGCGCATAGGATCACGGGCGGCAAACGGAATAGCACCTTCAGAAATAAAGCATAAACCCAATACAAATGACGCTTTACCAGCTTCGCGCTCACTCTGATTGAATTTCTTCTTAGCAAGGAAGGTTGCTAAACCCATACCGAGTGCAGGAACCATACCAGCAGCCATGACAGCAGCCATAGGTGCATAGGTTTCTGAAGCCAATAAACCAACGCCAAAAGTGTAGGCGGCTTTGTTGACTGGACCACCAAGGTCGAAACACATCATACAACCGAGAACGATACCTAGCATGATGGCATTGGCATTGCCCATGTTGTTAAGAAATTCAGTCATCGCTGCCATGACGGTAGCAACCGGGCCACCAACCACATAGATCATTATCAGACCAGTGAATAAGGTCGCGACAAGTGGAATAATAAGAATTGGTTTTAACGCATCCATTGATCGAGGAAGCTGCAGTTTATCAGCGATAAACTTAGCTGAGTAACCTGCGATAAAGCCCGCTAAGATACCACCTAAGAAACCCGCACCAATTGAGCTGGCTAACATACCGCCAACAAGACCGGGTGCAAGGCCTGGACGATCCGCGATAGAGAAAGCGATGTAACCTGCAAGCACAGGAATCATAAGTGCGAATGCGGAGCCGCCTCCTATTGTCATCAGTGCCGCAGCAAGAGTACCTTCTTCTTTAAACGCTTCTATACCAAACACAAATGAAAGTGCGATAATCAAACCACCAGCCACAACGACGGGTAGCATATGTGAGACCCCGGTCATCAGGTGTTGGTATATGCCTTTGCTTTCTTCTTCTTTCGCGATGACAGTGCCATTAGATTGGGTATAAACCGTTGCTTCAGCGAACGCTTTTTCCACTTCTTGCTTGGTTTTTTTAAGGGCTGGTCCTGTTTTCGTTTTATAGAGTTTCTTACCGTTAAAGCGGTCTAAAGGTACATCGATATCTGCTGCGATAATAACCAAATCAGCCTCTTCGATTTCCTGTTCAGTAAGCTGGTTTTTGGCCCCTACGCTACCGCGAGTTTCTACCTTAATTTGATGGCCAAGGCGCTTTCCTTCATTTTCTAAAGCTTCAGCTGCCATGAAAGTATGTGCAACACCTGTTGGACATGCAGTAACGGCGACAATTTTCTTAGGAGTACTAGGGCTTGATACGGGTACTGAAAGTGTCGTTGCGTCGGTAGAGGTTAATTCAGTCGCCTCTAAAACGGCTTTTTCTAACCATGCTTTTGTATCTTCAGTGATTTTAGAGATCTCCGCTTGATACACTTTTTTTCCGATGAAGCGTGTAGTATCAATTGGCGTGTTAGCGGCGATAATCACAACGTCAGATTGCGCAATATCATTGGCAGTAAGCGTCTCTCCCTGCACGACGGTAGATTGGCATTCAATTTTTGCAATCCAATCGAGTGATTTCGCTGCTTTTTCAAGTAGCCCTGCTGCAATGATGCTATTTGCAACACCACTTGGACAAGCTGTAATAATAGCTATATTCATAATAATCGACCTTGTTAATTCATTGACTAATAATGGTTTATTGTTTTAGCTCAACTGGGTAATTTGTATCTTTTTCTGTAAGGATTCGAGCACCTCTAGGCTTGGAACACCAACACCTACTTGCGCGACGGCTAATGCAGAGAGGGCGGTAGAGAATTTCAATAACTCTGGTTTCTGCATGTTTTGCATATGGCCCCAACAAAGACCGGAAACCAATGTATCGCCGGCACCAACCGTACTCACTACCGTCATTTTTGGTGGCTGAGAGCGTAACCATTCATTTTGGTTAAGCCACAACACCCCTTTGGACCCCATAGAGACAACGATGTTGTCGATACCTTTGTCGGCAAGCTCTTGCGCAGCTTGTTGACACTCAACTGGTGTATCCAGAGAGCGACCAACAAACTCGGACAACTCTTCGTCGTTAGGTTTAATAAGCCATGGATTTGAATTGATACCAGCGGTAAGTGCTTCACGACTGCTGTCAAACAGCACTTTCTTACCAACGTCATGCAGATGTTGTATCCAGCTGGCGCATAAATCGGGTGATACACCTTTAGGCAAGCTACCCGCGATAACAAAATAATCGTGGTTCTTCGCCAACTCAAAAAGCGTCTGCTCAAATTGCTCGATGTCATCTTCGCTGACCTCAACACCCGGAAAGTTGATATCACTCACTTCTCCAGATTGCTCGACTAATTTTACGTTGATGCGCGTTGCACCATCTACTCGCACAAATTTGTCGGTAGCACCGATCTCTTCAAATAATTGACAGAACATCTCCTGATTATCACGACCCAGAAATCCCGTGACGGTAACCTCCGCACCCAAGTCAGAAAGCACTTTCGCAACATTCACGCCTTTACCAGCAGCGTGTAATGAGCCTTGATTCACGAGGCTCACATTACCTACATTTAGCGTTCCCATACTACCGGTGAGATCCAAGGCCGGATTTAGCGTGACAGTAACGACTTTTTTGGTTGTCATAATACGATCCTTACCCTTCACCTAGGCCAGACTCAATGGCGATGCCTATTGCTTTTATTGCTTCACCAGCGTCGATTCCATCCGCGGAGAACGCCAATGAATGTCCATGCATAACGCCTAATCCAATCACCTTCATTAAGCTTTTTGCGTTGACGGTTTTTCCGTCTCCATCAAGGTTCTTAACACTGATAATTGACTCGAACTTCTTCGCTTCTGCCACCAACATTGCCCCTGGACGAGCGTGTAAACCGTGGGCATTTTTTATCTTGAATACAGCATTATTATCGGACATCGTGGGAGCAGAAGCTTCGCCATCATCTTGTGTGAATAGAGATACCAACTCTTGCTTAGTGGCTTGAAGAATGGTGGTTTGCTTCTGTTGGAATACTAATTCACTGACCGTATCGAGCATGGTTTGGTGAGCGGCATTGCAAACGGAGAAAGTAATGAGTCCGTTGACGGGTTTGCCTTCAAATGAAAACGCGGGGTCGACAGTAACGATAGACATTGCAGTTCGTGAAACCGAGGTAACACTGCTGATCAACCATAAGCCTTTACCTAGATAGGTTGGTTTTTTACTAACAAGCTCTGCGATGAAGCTCGCCTCAACTGAATGGGTATTTTTTAATAGTCCACCCGCGACGGCAGAAAGTTGAATCATGTCGCTTGCAGGAAAGTCTTGTAAGATCAGAGATTCATCAAAGTCTGCAGTGAATTGAACGTCACCATTTAATAGGGCGATGATCTCCTGTTTTGACGAAGCATCTCTGAGTTTTTCTTCAACACCATCAGCAGAAAGAGCCTTAGTCAGCTGCTTTAATATGCCTAAATGCTCGTCAGATTTAGCGGCAATGCCTATTGCGATATAAACCGTGTTACCGTCTTCCCAATCTACGCCTTGGGGAAAGTGATGGACAGCGACGCCAGTGCTTTTCACCAGATGACGGGTATCGGTTGTACCATGAGGTATCGCAATGCCGTTTCCAAGGAAGGTTGTGTTTTGTGCTTCCCGATTCAGCATGCCTTCTACATATTCAACCTCCACCAATCCTTTCTTTGCCAGGTCGCTCGCTAATACGCGAATGGCTGTATTTTTGTCTTGAGCGGTTTGTTGAAGCTCAATATCTAACGTCGTCAGTTTTAACATGGTGCGCCTCTTAGAGCTCTTTTATGTGAGCTTCAATCATCTGGTCTAATTGCTCTCAATCTTCGATTCATCGCCGGTGTAAACCTAAAGCTGAATCGGTTCAGCAATGCTTTAAAAAAATTCAGCAAACATCTACACATGTTGCTGATACTTGTTGTTTCGTTTAACTCACTAACCCACGGTGTAAAATAGGTGATTTAAGTCATGTTTCAAGTTTTGCTGAATCCTTTCAGCTTTAATACTGAATCGATTCAGCGTATAATTCAAGTTAGAATAACAAATAATCTGTAAAATTTTGATCAACTGCACATAAAGGTAATGAAATGACATTAGTCGAAATAGCAAAGTTGGCAGGTGTCTCAAAGACTACGGCAAGTTATGTCATCAACGGTAAAGCAAAAAAATACCGTATAAGTGAGAAGACTCAACATAAAGTGATGGCTGTTGTTAACGAGCATAATTACCAACCTGATCATGCAGCCTCATCTCTGCGGGCGGGGAATAGCCGTTCATTTGGCCTAATTATTCCTGATCTGGAGAACTCGAGTTACACCAAGCTTGCCAAATTACTTGAACAAAACTCGCGAAAAGCGGGTTATCAGATCTTGATTGGGTGCAGTGATGATGAAGCTGAAATTGAAGAGAG harbors:
- the pfkB gene encoding 1-phosphofructokinase, which produces MTTKKVVTVTLNPALDLTGSMGTLNVGNVSLVNQGSLHAAGKGVNVAKVLSDLGAEVTVTGFLGRDNQEMFCQLFEEIGATDKFVRVDGATRINVKLVEQSGEVSDINFPGVEVSEDDIEQFEQTLFELAKNHDYFVIAGSLPKGVSPDLCASWIQHLHDVGKKVLFDSSREALTAGINSNPWLIKPNDEELSEFVGRSLDTPVECQQAAQELADKGIDNIVVSMGSKGVLWLNQNEWLRSQPPKMTVVSTVGAGDTLVSGLCWGHMQNMQKPELLKFSTALSALAVAQVGVGVPSLEVLESLQKKIQITQLS
- the yjeH gene encoding L-methionine/branched-chain amino acid transporter, which translates into the protein MGELKKEITLWSGVGQLSTTLLGTGLFMIPAIAAGIAGEASLWAWLILFVAIIPIALTFAALGKRFPSSGGTAYFVRKAFGPRMERSVGWLFLSVTPVGIPAGIALAGSFGKPLLPAPFDHTLIAELITIGLLIAVNLIGSKSSARIQTIVALAICALVSLFWLYGGVSTADIKMPVLTADSIFPIASALGVMFWCFVGIEAFAHMGEEFKNPETDFPIAIILGSLFAGVIYWSCSVVILKFHAYGTEALSSGSIPWISEQIFGSKGATLISLVGYFACFASLNLYVQSLSRMAYAIAKNSHPQTKMAVISKRGVPTIATLTITGILVICSFVGEVLSVDLEALVKLANGVFVLVYLLAMLSAYKLLTGMNKMLSLIALVITILVFACLGWASFYAIAVFALVHFARKDMQFSNYSR
- the fruB gene encoding fused PTS fructose transporter subunit IIA/HPr protein, producing the protein MLKLTTLDIELQQTAQDKNTAIRVLASDLAKKGLVEVEYVEGMLNREAQNTTFLGNGIAIPHGTTDTRHLVKSTGVAVHHFPQGVDWEDGNTVYIAIGIAAKSDEHLGILKQLTKALSADGVEEKLRDASSKQEIIALLNGDVQFTADFDESLILQDFPASDMIQLSAVAGGLLKNTHSVEASFIAELVSKKPTYLGKGLWLISSVTSVSRTAMSIVTVDPAFSFEGKPVNGLITFSVCNAAHQTMLDTVSELVFQQKQTTILQATKQELVSLFTQDDGEASAPTMSDNNAVFKIKNAHGLHARPGAMLVAEAKKFESIISVKNLDGDGKTVNAKSLMKVIGLGVMHGHSLAFSADGIDAGEAIKAIGIAIESGLGEG
- a CDS encoding PTS fructose-like transporter subunit IIB, yielding MNIAIITACPSGVANSIIAAGLLEKAAKSLDWIAKIECQSTVVQGETLTANDIAQSDVVIIAANTPIDTTRFIGKKVYQAEISKITEDTKAWLEKAVLEATELTSTDATTLSVPVSSPSTPKKIVAVTACPTGVAHTFMAAEALENEGKRLGHQIKVETRGSVGAKNQLTEQEIEEADLVIIAADIDVPLDRFNGKKLYKTKTGPALKKTKQEVEKAFAEATVYTQSNGTVIAKEEESKGIYQHLMTGVSHMLPVVVAGGLIIALSFVFGIEAFKEEGTLAAALMTIGGGSAFALMIPVLAGYIAFSIADRPGLAPGLVGGMLASSIGAGFLGGILAGFIAGYSAKFIADKLQLPRSMDALKPILIIPLVATLFTGLIMIYVVGGPVATVMAAMTEFLNNMGNANAIMLGIVLGCMMCFDLGGPVNKAAYTFGVGLLASETYAPMAAVMAAGMVPALGMGLATFLAKKKFNQSEREAGKASFVLGLCFISEGAIPFAARDPMRVIPCTMAGGAVAGALSMLAGCELMAPHGGLFVLFIPNAISSVLMYIIAITAGTAVTGFGYAFLKSRAEQTEQAVA